The genomic region GTTGACTGTTGCACCTGTGGATCCGGATAATTTTTTTTCAAAGATCCCTCATTTTGATAAAGTGGCTCACTTTGGGATTTTTGGAATATTTACAGCTTGCCTTATGTTTTCTTTTTGTGGGTCATCTATCCTCAATAGGAATAAGAAAAAGATTATTCTAACCGTATTAAGTATAGTATTGGTTTGGGGAGCGGCTACTGAAGTTTTACAAGGCTTGCTGTTAGATGCTAGAGAAGGAGATGTGTTTGACTTTTTTGCGGACGCTATAGGTGGATTTCTAGGAGTGTATTGTTATGATATTCTAAATAGATTAGTACCTA from Flammeovirga agarivorans harbors:
- a CDS encoding VanZ family protein produces the protein MTKIENKNGILKDILFFLPSIIWFAMTIKLLLTVAPVDPDNFFSKIPHFDKVAHFGIFGIFTACLMFSFCGSSILNRNKKKIILTVLSIVLVWGAATEVLQGLLLDAREGDVFDFFADAIGGFLGVYCYDILNRLVPIVPIYNR